In Pirellulales bacterium, a single window of DNA contains:
- a CDS encoding matrixin family metalloprotease, translating to MLEEIISSFGGTAKAVAWLRHFGYLAGGAASIASNAAAAIEALQRVGGLPVTGVIDAATLGLMERPRCGLSDNRLAATSSASRWTKPEITWSIADYLPGFAPQEQEDRTAVGWQRWAAVIPLKIRRATKADVPDVVISVGSGPQAGFDGPSGVLAWSYKPAGDNRQILMRFDLAEQYGPSAPIKYDNVFDHEAGHALGLDHDMQHAAALMSPFYSSTVRDPTQWDIAAIQALYGSAQPANPVPLPLPPGVTRLTIEGENLRVVT from the coding sequence TTGCTCGAAGAAATCATTAGCAGCTTTGGCGGCACGGCCAAAGCTGTGGCTTGGCTGCGGCACTTCGGCTACCTCGCCGGCGGGGCCGCGTCGATCGCGAGCAACGCCGCCGCCGCGATCGAGGCCCTGCAGCGCGTTGGCGGGCTGCCGGTGACAGGGGTTATCGACGCGGCGACGCTCGGCTTGATGGAGCGGCCGCGTTGTGGTTTGTCCGATAACCGCCTGGCGGCGACCAGTTCGGCGTCGCGCTGGACTAAACCCGAAATCACCTGGTCGATCGCCGACTACCTGCCTGGCTTCGCCCCGCAGGAACAGGAGGATCGGACTGCCGTCGGCTGGCAGCGCTGGGCCGCGGTGATTCCGCTGAAGATCCGGCGCGCGACCAAAGCCGACGTGCCCGACGTGGTGATCTCGGTCGGCAGTGGCCCACAGGCGGGATTCGACGGGCCCTCCGGCGTCCTCGCATGGTCGTACAAGCCGGCAGGGGACAACCGGCAAATCCTCATGCGGTTCGATCTCGCCGAGCAGTACGGGCCCAGCGCCCCCATCAAGTACGACAACGTCTTCGATCACGAGGCCGGGCACGCCCTGGGCCTCGATCACGACATGCAGCACGCCGCCGCGCTGATGTCGCCGTTTTACAGCTCGACCGTCCGCGACCCCACGCAATGGGACATCGCGGCGATCCAAGCCCTCTACGGGTCCGCGCAGCCGGCGAACCCTGTGCCGCTCCCGCTACCGCCGGGCGTGACGCGGTTGACGATCGAGGGAGAGAATCTCCGCGTCGTCACCTGA
- a CDS encoding HNH endonuclease, whose amino-acid sequence MWKPKRRSPAMRRTTAQRGYGSRWQRYARWYLGHHPLCRECERQGVTSAATQVDHIRPHRGDQVLFWDPANHQPLCGRCHAIKTRAGL is encoded by the coding sequence GTGTGGAAACCGAAACGCCGGTCGCCGGCTATGCGGCGGACGACCGCTCAGCGCGGCTACGGCAGCCGCTGGCAGCGCTACGCCCGGTGGTACCTCGGCCACCATCCCCTCTGCCGGGAGTGCGAGCGCCAGGGCGTGACCAGCGCAGCGACGCAGGTGGACCACATCCGGCCCCACCGCGGCGACCAAGTCTTGTTCTGGGACCCTGCCAACCACCAACCGTTGTGCGGGCGCTGCCACGCGATCAAGACGCGGGCCGGGCTATAG